ATCGTATAGTAATATTAAACCAGGATTGTCACGGATGTAGACGGATTCAAACTAATGTTTAAATCCGTCTACATCCGTTTTTTATATCCGGATGAATCCAGTTCAACGTATTCGTTCATTCATCGCTATCCCCCTACCGGAAGAGATTCATCATCGTCTCGCTGAATTCCAAACTTCACTAAAAAAATATCATGCGGATATCAGCTGGGTTAAACCTGAAAACATCCATCTCACGTTGCAATTCCTGGGAGAAATCGAACCGAATCTGGTTGAAAAGGTTGAACGATGTTTAGCAGAAATTGTTCCAACACAATCCGTCTTTCCTTTTGAAATTGCGGGAACTGGCGTTTTCCCGAATCCGCAAAAAGCGCGAGTTCTCTGGGTCGGGGTTACCCAAGGGAAAGAACAAATCGTTCAGCTCCAATCAGCAATTGAAAAATCATTGCGGAAATTAGATATCCGAGCTGAAGAACGGAAATTTCACCCGCATTTAACCCTAGGTCGAGTTCGTTCTTCTAAAAATCTTGATGCGGTAGTAACTGAACTATTGAACCACAACAATGTCTCTTTTGGAACCGTTGCGGTTACGGAAGTTATCTTGTTCTCTAGCCAACTCTCTCCCTCTGGTGCAATATATACACCGTTAAAAAATGTCCAATGTCATAGTTCAAACGCTAAATGAATGTTACAACAATATAATTAATCGTATAGGATTATTTTCTCTGCGTATGTTGCGTCTGCTTTCCGTTCTCTGGAATTAGGTTTTTACTCTCTAATGTTTGCAGGGTTACGATATACATTTTATTTCGGATTTCGATATTCGGATTTGTATTGATTTCGTGGTATAATTCGTTATTAAAAAATAAATTTTTTAAGGAGAAAATGGGTATGGCACTGCAAGATGTAAAAGATACGAAAGTTAAATCGAATCGCGAGAAAGCGCTCGAATTAGCGGTCTCCCAGATAGAAAAAGATTTCGGTAAAGGAGCGATTATGCGACTGGGAGAAGCGATGCCTCGACTTGAAGTCCCGGCGATTCCAACCGGGTCGTTATCACTCGATTACGCGCTCGGTATCGGCGGAGTCCCCCGCGGGCGAATCGTTGAAATTTTCGGTCCGGAATCTAGTGGGAAAACTACGCTCGCGTTACAAATCATTGCGCAGGCGCAAAAGCTTGGCGGTATCGCAGCGTTCGTTGATACCGAACATGCGCTCGATTCCGGTTATGCCAAACTATTAGGGGTAGATTTAGATAATTTATGGCTTTCGCAACCGGATTTTGGTGAACAAGCGCTGGAAATTGTTGAAACGCTGGTTCGGTCGAATGCGATTGATGTGATTGTCGTTGATTCGGTTGCGGCGTTAGTTCCGCGCGCTGAACTCGAAGGAGAAATGGGTGAATCGTTTATGGGCGTGCAAGCGCGGTTGATGAGTCAAGCGATGCGGAAACTCGCTGGAGCGATTAGTAAATCGAAAACCTGCGCGATATTTACGAACCAGATTCGGGAAAAAATCGGCGTGATGTTCGGAAGTCCGGAAACCACGCCGGGCGGTCGCGCGTTAAAATTTTATGCTTCTGTGCGGATAGATATTCGGCGGATTGGCGGGATTAAATCCGGGGAAGAGAATATCGGAAACGAAACCAAAGTTAAAATTGTTAAAAACAAACTCGCACCACCGTTCCGAGAAGCGAAATTCGATATTCTATTCGGGCAAGGAATATCCAAAGAAGCGGATTTACTAGAACTCGGGCTAACCCATAAACTGATTGAAAAAAGCGGTACCTGGTTCTCGTTCGGTTCTGAGCGACTCGGGCAAGGCCGAGAAACCGCAGTTAAATTCTTACGTGATAATCCGGATATTGCCGCGAAACTCGAATCCCAGCTTCGGGAAAAACTCGGGTTGAAACCGCCTACCGCTAAAGTAGAAGAATAAACCTAGATAGTTCCCGACGGATTATTGTAGATTCAATCCAGACAAAAGTAGAATTCATTGTAAAATGTTAAATTAGCATTGCAAAATTTAGAATACTAAATTTGCAATGGTTGTTTTTTTGCCAACCATGCCTACCATAACGGCTATCTCACCGCAGAAGAAGCATCGGAACCGCTATTCGATTTTCGTTGATAATCAATTCTATGCCGGCGTTGATACTGCAGTGGTTGAAAATCTCGGTTTACGGAAAGGACTTGAAGTTGATACGAAAAAACTTGCTACTATCCTCGAGCAGGAAGAATATCAACGGGCGAAAAATTATCTATTCCGGCTTTTATCCCGAAGATTATATTCCTGTGCTGAAGTCAGAAAGAAACTCAACGAACATGGGTTCGGCCTTGAGATAAAAGACAAAAGAACGGTAGGACGAAAGGACGAAGGAACCGAAAAACAAGATACAAACCCAGATTTAATCGAACAGCTGATTACTGAATTTACCGAGCGAGGCTGGCTTGATGATACCCAATTTGCGCTCCAATGGACTGAAAGCCGACTTCGGTTAAAACCGTGCGGGCTCGGATTAATCCGACGCGAATTATTGCAGAAAGGGATTGAAAAAGAGTTGATTGATGAAGTACTGGCGAAATATACCGATTCGGAAGCAGAATTCGACCGAGCACTCGCTGCATTGAACAAGAAAAAGAATTATACGAACGAACCAGACCCGATTAAACGCAAACGGAAAATCTATTCTTATCTCGCCCGACGCGGGTTTAGTTCGGACATAATAGAAAAACTGATGAATCAGCTTACATAATATTTAATCGGCTGATTAACGCCGATGATTTCGTTCCCACAGATGAAGTAGCGTTCAATCTAAATTATACATCTACTGGTTAAATTGGATTACACGAAAATAATTTTGCAATAAAAGTTTTTGTATCTTGTCTATCAACGATGAAGCTAACTCGACTCTTGCGACGTCTTACCGCTTACCCTTTACTTCTGACTTTCTGATTTGTTAGAAATTAGATTATTTAGCGCAATTAAGATGCCCATCAGCCCTTCCGTATCCTGGTTACAATAGCGGGCTAGCGCAGTTCGAACGCGAGTTTGTTCCTCCGGAGTAACTTCGGTGTAGGTAACTCGCAAAAATTCACGACCCGCTTCTTCACCATCGCTAATTTCCATATCGTCATATCCTTTTCCGATAAGCGCTGGCATAACCGATTTTAAAGAAGCGCTACCATTTTGGTTCGGATGATAGTAAGCAAACGACTGAAATGGTTTCAATAAATCTACAAACCGGGGAATAATACTTTCAACCCACGGTTGATATTCCGGGAACCGTTTCGCGCAATTGGTCAATATTTGGGATTCAAACGAAACGTTATAGACTAGAATCGAACCGTAGTCTCCGAGTTCTTGTTTCAGTCGAGCTAATATTTCCGGTCGTGGGTCAGCTCTTCCATCAGCGAGATAACTGAAATGTTCCGGATTTCCTCCAGGATGACTAACCAGATGTAATGAATATTGAAATGGTATTTTTTCATAGGGACTAGAGTTATCATGTAACGGGATTGCCGGATTATAGGTTTCAAAATCCAGGAAGTATAAGGGATAAACCAATTGGTCTATAAAATCCTGAATCGATTTCGGTTCGATATGCGGTTGGCCGGATTTTTCGGATTTAACCTGTATCTGCTGATTATGATTAAGCGGAAAATCTGCCGGGATATCTTTTATTGCTAAAATGTTTCTATTAAACAGTTCTGGTATCTTATTTCCGCCACGATATAAACAAAAAACATTTCTTTCCGGCAGGAACGACCAGCATCGTTCTTGCAATGGACATGGATTTGGTTTACTACACTGGCTACCGATTTTGATATCAGGTTCCTGCGGTAAATGGATAATCGCAAGCATCATGGTAAGAGTATCGCTGATTTGGGGTAATATCGTATCGACTTTTTCGGTTATCTCAACCTTTTTGAATAGTTTTTGCGGTTCAATTTCACCGTAACGCGTATAGCTAGTATCAATTAATAAGAGATAACATTGGTTGATGGTAATCCCAGCATTCTGGCAGACATATTTCTGGAAAGCTACATCAACAATATGCTCATCTTTACAACTCGTACTCGATTTGACTTCAATAATATCCCATTGATCGCTTGATACCGGTTCTAGAATATCGACTCGCGCATAGCCATTCTGATATAAGAATCCCGCTTCAAATAACGGCTTACGCTCTTGCAATTTCTCTTGCGTTCGTTCGACAACTTCTTCCAGTTGAATATCCCAACCAATCTCTATTCCATTTGGATAAAGTCGTTTCGCATATTCACCAACCAGATGCCCTTGGTCGAACAACGCTTGCGTCGCCGCATCGGTCTCCGGGAACACAGAGTTATCATTATAATAATACCAGAGCAGTTTATGGCATTGCATCCCGGCAAGATATTTGCTTTTTGAGATTGAAACATTAGTGTTGTTCATTTAAATACTTTTTTGCTTCTTCTAAAACCAACTCGGCCTTTTTAAATATTTCCTTAGTCCAATTCCAATCGATTTTATCTGTATTCTCACTTCGATAATCTTTGTCAAAAACAGCTACTGTCATCGTTTTTCCGAGACCAAATCGAGATGGCTTTTTTGCTCCAAGATTTAGTTTTATTGCTGTTTCTATTACTGCGGTAGAAAAATTATTCCTGAGTTTGGATTGCATATTTTTTTCGCTAACAAATATTTTCCAGCATAGCTTGTCGTGTTCTAATTGTAAGTATCCATAAAAATTTTTTTCAGCAATTTCTTTGGGAATTTTCCACCAAAAACCCATAAAACCACCGCTTCGGTTAGGAACATAATCCCAATCGCCTCCTAAATCAAATTTATCATTTAAAGTTGAAAAATAACCTATCCAATCATACCGATTCCATTCGGCTAATTTTTTGTCCGTAAATGCATTTGTATAATCTTCGATTTTGTTTAATAGTGTTCCGTATGCTGCAGCTAAATCTCTGAGATCATTATCAATCGAATTGGTTGTAAGCGAATTAACAGCTTCCCTTAGTTCTTGAAGGCCAATTGTTTCAATAGATTCCTTAACATTTTCTTTATCTTGTTTTTTGCATATCGATAATATCTTTTCTTTATCCCATTTTAAACGAGTAGTTCCTATTAGAAAATATAATAACATTTCTTCATTTTTTAAATTTTTTATTTGTTTAATAATTTGGTTTTCTTCTAACGGTGCATCAATTTTTAATTCAATATGAACATGCTTTTTGTTATCAACTATGATTGTAAAATCATATAACCGATTTTGTGTTTCTATATTTAGTTTTATATCATTACATTTTATACCTATATCAAGCTTATCCAATAATTTTGTTTTTTCTAATAAACAAGCAAGAACAACTTGGTGCATCCTTTCAGAAGTAGCCGCCCAATCAAATAATAAATCAATTGCTGCCATATTATACCTCCAATTTAATTGTGCAATTCGTTTTATTAGGCGTAATTCTATATTAAAATCTAAAATTTTACAATTTTTATGATTTTAATACATTTATTATTATGCGGAATCAAAAATTTATTATTTCATCATTACAATCTTTCGCAATCCACATGTTGAATTTTCTGCGGCCTTTGCATCCTTTGCGTCTTTGCGGTTAGCTTTTATAAAATATAGAATCCTAACGCTTTTTCCTTCTTTTTCTGTACCTGATTTAACGCTAACTCGAAATGCGTATCCGTTAATTTAACGATATTCGATTCATCATAATCTTTCTGTTCAATTGCGACTTTGGTCGCCAGGATAACCAGTTCATGCAGATGCGCACCGGTGAACCCTTCCGTCTTTTCCGCAATCCGGTCGATATTAATCCCATTTGCGGTTTTCCCACGTAACGCTTGCATAATGATTTGTTTCCGCAATTCAACGTCCGGGAGTTTGAACTCAAGCACGCGATCGAATCGGCTCGGTCGGTCTTTCAACGCCGGTTCGATTACCTGTAAATCGTTAGTCGTTGCGATAACGATTACCCCTTCATTTTCAACGATTCCATCCATCTGGTTCAGGAGTTCTCCGAGAATCGGAGTGAAATGGATATGCCGGTCAATCGCGAAACAATCTAAATCTTCAATGAAAACGATACTCGGCTGCAGTTCTCGAGCAAACTGGAATAATTGCGTGACTGATTCCGCATTTTTGATTTTCGCTGCAGTAACCCAAATAAACGTACTATCTACCTGACTGGCAAGAACTTTCCCTACTAGCGTTTTCCCGACACCAGGTTTCCCATAGAAAATCAACCCGCGTTTTGTCGGGATTCGGTTCGCTTGATAGATAGGAATATACTTAATAAAATCAACCACGTTCTCGATAATCTCTTGTTTAATTGCCGGGTCGAGAATAATATCATCCCAAGTATATTTTCGTTCGATAGATAAAAATTCTCCTTCAGCGGTTATCTTTTTTCGGCGATAATAATTATGGTCTTTCATCCATTGGATAAGCTGTTTCATAATCTGCTCCGCTAACCGAATCTGGTCAGGAAGCGCAAAGATTGATAGAATTGGATTAATCGTATAATTATTAATAACATCCCAGCGTCTTTCTGTGATATATCGGGTTAAAATTCGATGTCCGTCGGCGGTTATCCAGCCATCAATCGCCATCTGGAGCGCTAACTGCGTTGTATTCCAATCTGTTTTGATGGCTATATACCCTTGCTCAATCGGGTCGGAACTAGGGTCGAATTCGATATGAAATGCATGCGTATAATCCTTGAGCACGGATTCCAGCGCCGGCTGTATCATTCCCAAACGATACGGCTGTAAGGTTTCACGGATACAAATTACTTCTCCACGAGAACGACCGAGAAATTCGTTCATGGTTTTGTATAACGTTTCCGTCTTGAACCGATCACGGGCGATTTGATTCGTAATAACGCCAAATTTTATCAATTCCCGAATCCAGGCATGATTCCCCTGTGAATTCGATAGTTCTGCTGTATCAAATAGTCTCGTTTGGTCAATGATAGTTTCATGAACTGGCATAAACATATTCTCCTTTCTCGTTTCTTGCAATGGATGCGACCACTATTTTTGTCACTCATTGCAAGAACAGATTTTATGTTCTGTAATTATTCTAAAATAGAGATACGACAAGATAGGTCGCACTGTAACAAATATTAAGTATAAAATAAATGGGAAAACGAAGGAGGGAAATAAGCGCCTAGTATTAAGGAAAAAACGCTGGGAATATACCGATTTTCAACTCAACATAGGTACCTAAGCTATATAACCGAGGTCAATTTTGCCTTTTCCATTTGACATTGATATGGTTATATAGGGTAACGATACTGGAGTATAACCAGTGTGGGTCTAACCCACACTGGTTATACTCCATTCTTTCTTGCTATTGGACGGAGATATTTTTGAGAATTTTAGTAATAAAGGTTACGCTTGGAGTAATTAACTTTTCTAAACCAATTGACTATCCATGGGTATCAATGAAAAATTTTTGGGGTTAAAATAATTCTGCCAATTGGGATTCAGCTCTTCCGCATCGAGATATAAGTTTAGTAAATTCAGGAGATGAATTATTGTGAATACTTTTTAAGCGTGGTTTTAAGGGTAGTTATAATTTCATTGCGTAG
The genomic region above belongs to bacterium and contains:
- the thpR gene encoding RNA 2',3'-cyclic phosphodiesterase, whose amino-acid sequence is MNPVQRIRSFIAIPLPEEIHHRLAEFQTSLKKYHADISWVKPENIHLTLQFLGEIEPNLVEKVERCLAEIVPTQSVFPFEIAGTGVFPNPQKARVLWVGVTQGKEQIVQLQSAIEKSLRKLDIRAEERKFHPHLTLGRVRSSKNLDAVVTELLNHNNVSFGTVAVTEVILFSSQLSPSGAIYTPLKNVQCHSSNAK
- the recA gene encoding recombinase RecA, which codes for MALQDVKDTKVKSNREKALELAVSQIEKDFGKGAIMRLGEAMPRLEVPAIPTGSLSLDYALGIGGVPRGRIVEIFGPESSGKTTLALQIIAQAQKLGGIAAFVDTEHALDSGYAKLLGVDLDNLWLSQPDFGEQALEIVETLVRSNAIDVIVVDSVAALVPRAELEGEMGESFMGVQARLMSQAMRKLAGAISKSKTCAIFTNQIREKIGVMFGSPETTPGGRALKFYASVRIDIRRIGGIKSGEENIGNETKVKIVKNKLAPPFREAKFDILFGQGISKEADLLELGLTHKLIEKSGTWFSFGSERLGQGRETAVKFLRDNPDIAAKLESQLREKLGLKPPTAKVEE
- a CDS encoding regulatory protein RecX; this translates as MPTITAISPQKKHRNRYSIFVDNQFYAGVDTAVVENLGLRKGLEVDTKKLATILEQEEYQRAKNYLFRLLSRRLYSCAEVRKKLNEHGFGLEIKDKRTVGRKDEGTEKQDTNPDLIEQLITEFTERGWLDDTQFALQWTESRLRLKPCGLGLIRRELLQKGIEKELIDEVLAKYTDSEAEFDRALAALNKKKNYTNEPDPIKRKRKIYSYLARRGFSSDIIEKLMNQLT
- a CDS encoding DUF2779 domain-containing protein, translating into MNNTNVSISKSKYLAGMQCHKLLWYYYNDNSVFPETDAATQALFDQGHLVGEYAKRLYPNGIEIGWDIQLEEVVERTQEKLQERKPLFEAGFLYQNGYARVDILEPVSSDQWDIIEVKSSTSCKDEHIVDVAFQKYVCQNAGITINQCYLLLIDTSYTRYGEIEPQKLFKKVEITEKVDTILPQISDTLTMMLAIIHLPQEPDIKIGSQCSKPNPCPLQERCWSFLPERNVFCLYRGGNKIPELFNRNILAIKDIPADFPLNHNQQIQVKSEKSGQPHIEPKSIQDFIDQLVYPLYFLDFETYNPAIPLHDNSSPYEKIPFQYSLHLVSHPGGNPEHFSYLADGRADPRPEILARLKQELGDYGSILVYNVSFESQILTNCAKRFPEYQPWVESIIPRFVDLLKPFQSFAYYHPNQNGSASLKSVMPALIGKGYDDMEISDGEEAGREFLRVTYTEVTPEEQTRVRTALARYCNQDTEGLMGILIALNNLISNKSESQK
- a CDS encoding ATP-binding protein — translated: MPVHETIIDQTRLFDTAELSNSQGNHAWIRELIKFGVITNQIARDRFKTETLYKTMNEFLGRSRGEVICIRETLQPYRLGMIQPALESVLKDYTHAFHIEFDPSSDPIEQGYIAIKTDWNTTQLALQMAIDGWITADGHRILTRYITERRWDVINNYTINPILSIFALPDQIRLAEQIMKQLIQWMKDHNYYRRKKITAEGEFLSIERKYTWDDIILDPAIKQEIIENVVDFIKYIPIYQANRIPTKRGLIFYGKPGVGKTLVGKVLASQVDSTFIWVTAAKIKNAESVTQLFQFARELQPSIVFIEDLDCFAIDRHIHFTPILGELLNQMDGIVENEGVIVIATTNDLQVIEPALKDRPSRFDRVLEFKLPDVELRKQIIMQALRGKTANGINIDRIAEKTEGFTGAHLHELVILATKVAIEQKDYDESNIVKLTDTHFELALNQVQKKKEKALGFYIL